The stretch of DNA TATTACTTCGGGCTTGTCGAGCCCTTCGGCATGGCGCGGGAGAGCATCGCCCCGCACCGCGCGCTTTCCGACTGCTACGTGACCGCCGCAGTATTCGTGCAACTCGCGCTGCTTTCACCTAGCTACGCGCAAATGTTCGCGTGGAGCGACGAGCCGCCGCTTAAATCGCGGATCACGTTCGGCAAGAAGCACAAGGGACTTCGTTACGACGATCCGGCAGTCCCGACGAGCTATCTGCGATGGATCATCAACGAAAGCGACCTGGACGAGCCGACGAAGTTCAGCGCCCAGCATTGGCTTGACCAGCGGGCAGAGGCCGAAAATCAAAAACTTATGGCAGGGAGCCTGATTTAAAAATGACCAGCATCACACCGACTACAGACCTATTCGCCACGTTGAAATTGACCGAGGACGACATTGAAAACTGGCGCAAGCAGCTTGATCAGCTTGCAAGCGACACGTCGCGCAGCGCCCGGTTCCTGATCGCGCCAATCGGCCGTTGCGTCGTCGTCGTCGACGAGGCGCATATCTATGACGGCTACGACAGGCAAAAAGCGATTGCGCTCTACAACGCCGCTCCGAAGACGAAGAAGGCGACATCACGATGAGCGAGCCACTTAAGCCATGCCCGTTCTGTGAGCCTTTATATTCGGACCCCGTTCTTGTGACCGGAAGCCCAGGCAATTCCTTCGTAATGTGTAGAGGCTGCAATTGCGCGACGGATGATGGCACGGCGGAACGCGTTGTCGGGCTTTGGAATCAGCGAAATGGGCAGCAATGACCGAACTCGAAATGAAGCTGGCGTCGGCCCTGCTGTACGCGAAGGGGAAACTTAAGCTGTACCGAGGAGCGCACATCGGCGAATATATCGGCGGCGTTGAATACGCAGAGCTTATGCGGATCATCGACGACGCACTCGACGCGACCAAGAAGAAGCCAGCGCCGGAAGCAGAAGGGATAATGACCCAACCCCGCCGCTATGACCCGCTCAGCCGCGAATACGACGACGAGATACCCGATTGACGACCGAGCCCGGCGAACCATTGCCGGGCTTTTTATTTGCCCCCATTGACGACTATTGCGCTCTGATGTTATGTGTTGTGGAAATCGCAACACAGAGCCGCAACATGAAAAAGAAATTCCCAACCATCGAGGTCA from Hyphomicrobium sp. 99 encodes:
- a CDS encoding Lar family restriction alleviation protein — encoded protein: MSEPLKPCPFCEPLYSDPVLVTGSPGNSFVMCRGCNCATDDGTAERVVGLWNQRNGQQ